A stretch of Palaemon carinicauda isolate YSFRI2023 chromosome 36, ASM3689809v2, whole genome shotgun sequence DNA encodes these proteins:
- the LOC137628640 gene encoding uncharacterized protein yields MTELKRLITSRKFVRKSVTESFNQRDQFILLEASDKLALESKLTDNMARLKDLDLQIQGIKWSSEENESELMEELEASENYQDKLRSSLFKLQLPVPTTPSPLTPALPLLKRPTAPLPRYSGQENEDLTKFLSQFEAVINRYEYSDYEKLLLLKQQITGRALVLIDSLESHNQGYSKAKELLEKALASPDVQKFSTIKQLSELNLDKCDDPFEYVSKVKGIIENVRKLNVTIDYILQYFVWTGLNEKFRDLLINITNHTWPSIEEISDNFFTACTRYSHHKKKVKVTDHSVDMAINVNFTPEGTSGATAKCYPCSLCSTVQEKASHNIRDCTNFTSPVSKVEKLKSIDGCTRCGLTSHSTEKCRYKFRYRCANCKGFHWNYLCTHPGENQSNDMGKKNLDLNKKKFHEKNKDKKDPKAKNPMERSQNNITTITEALNNSSEGDTILPTFTCNISGSNVRCMKDSGCQSNFISEELASKLNLPVIRERIKLTVNGINVPRSYDTKIVEVEMKFDRDSRVIYALCLPNINITLNLPKLNRVVNGFLSKGYKLADTRLLDGSEDISDIQLILGSKSSYCIPETEIVFGEKSIYSRTPHGVVLKGATETILHDLPYLPYAPEVSSSSYISITNRTPDYLPSEEAKFYQTSNIDFGKIEIRNESFVLEGEDDEVSGLVDIEKDVLDSVCDEALDRETSIYSETVEIHTQLVNYVLEKTARNSEGRLVMPLLWNPRVSHLLGHNFNISEKILSGLQRKFQGNLDDTLKQINMVFKEQADAGIIERIENLDKFNKEHPESSFMPFMGIFKPDRETTKCRVVFLSNLSDKGSMNHNQTMHAGPTLNQKLSTSIINLRFGSKLCCFDIKKAFNNIGLEEVDQNRLCFLWFRNLEDGDFSIIGYKNSRLPFGLKCSPALLMFGLYKILILDSTNDSFQLMKLKRTIYQLSYMDNCAYTAETSECLLWMYTMLEDIFSPYKFSLQQLLSNDMSLQKKIDKIQETEAPTKSKLLGLEWDRMSDTLSTKPIQLDINSSTKRQVLSTIASQFDLLNFNGPILNRAILFLHRLQRRPELDWDEKLTAPLINEWKNICKQANSAPSVDFPRNFGARTDKYKLVGFADSSKVLFGAAVYLYNKNTNKIYFILARNKLVSKQLESKSIPSLELQALALTVETVKDLKNELSGFGCIDPIEIVGCEVYSDSLVVLTWLQSYALKLDKLHKKQPFILDRLEYINKMCEDSCMRFSFVSGEDNPADCITRPLSFRQLIKTNYITGPKFITESKSNVICSDSTLSFIIPGLFESKRVQKVETNCGSACSPHVGSEHLFPFNRVSSFEKAVRVHAVVLRFCSILKSKFKSKNPALDHFEVEDEGFNFYDEACRQIIIRDQHVHFPDVFDYFHSKQKQLKNLPNIVAQLNLFLDSDGMVRVKSKCRRLKEVQHLNKFNYPLLLSKDSMLVPLIIRELHVKLSHAGCYPLLAELRRNFWITHIYSAVKKVLSNCITCKRLNERVIKLNQSHYPEFRINPENIPYRQIFIDHMGPFKIKNDQGNTVKVWLLCITCLWSRAINLKICMDLTSEEFIRALQLHTYEFGIPSLCLSDLGSQFVAGANQISSFLSDYETNAYLQEHGIKSFKFEQYYKGCNQLGSLVESCVKLTKRLLFGAMRNNILPLRDFDFIVHKTKHLVNRRPISFKESLRDSSGESIPEIITPEMLIHGRELVSINIIPQLQGPTDADPEFNADQIPSSLLKLQNVRHNLIKIYNEEFVGNLIYQAVNKKDRYKPVQHKELKVGDIVLLKEPLAKPCNYPMGRIKEIVKNINNEVTAVKVFKGKTGEILKRHSSSIIPLLSVPSDDEKQGVPDTKNVHIVSSRPKRKAAIQGAAKIHKILAESD; encoded by the coding sequence ATGACTGAACTAAAGAGATTAATAACTTCTCGGAAGTTTGTAAGAAAGTCTGTTACGGAGTCGTTTAATCAACGTGATCAGTTCATCTTACTTGAAGCTTCAGATAAGCTAGCACTTGAGTCTAAGTTGACTGACAACATGGCACGTTTGAAGGATTTGGATCTTCAAATACAGGGTATTAAATGGAGTTCTGAAGAAAACGAAAGTGAACTAATGGAAGAATTGGAGGCCTCTGAAAATTATCAAGACAAACTACGTTCGTCTTTATTTAAGCTCCAATTGCCTGTACCGACTACACCATCACCCCTAACTCCAGCTCTTCCCCTTTTGAAGAGACCAACGGCTCCTTTACCTCGATACTCTGGTCAAGAGAACGAAGACCTAACTAAATTTCTATCTCAGTTTGAGGCAGTTATCAACAGGTATGAATACTCTGACTACGAAAAGCTTTTACTCCTAAAGCAGCAGATAACTGGAAGAGCCTTGGTTTTGATAGATTCCTTGGAGTCTCATAACCAAGGATATAGTAAAGCAAAGGAGCTCTTAGAAAAGGCACTTGCTTCTCCAGACGTTCAGAAATTCAGCACCATCAAGCAGCTATCTGAGCTAAACTTGGACAAATGTGATGACCCATTTGAATATGTATCCAAAGTTAAAGGTATAATAGAGAATGTCCGTAAGTTGAATGTTACTATTGATTATATTTTGCAATACTTTGTGTGGACAGGTCTGAATGAAAAGTTCAGGGATTTACTGATAAATATTACTAACCATACATGGCCTTCAATTGAAGAGATTAGTGATAATTTCTTCACTGCCTGCACAAGATACAGTCACCATAAGAAGAAAGTGAAAGTAACAGATCATTCTGTGGATATGGCAATAAATGTGAACTTCACACCAGAGGGAACTAGTGGAGCTACTGCAAAATGTTATCCATGCTCCTTGTGTAGCACAGTCCAAGAAAAGGCTAGCCATAACATCAGAGATTGTACGAACTTTACTTCTCCTGTTTCCAAAGTCGAGAAATTGAAGAGTATCGATGGATGTACTAGATGTGGCCTGACATCACATTCTACTGAAAAGTGCAGATACAAATTTAGATATCGGTGTGCAAATTGCAAAggttttcattggaattacttgtgCACTCATCCAGGGGAAAATCAATCCAATGACATGGGTAAGAAGAATCTGGACCTTAACAAGAAAAAGTTCCATGAAAAAAACAAGGACAAGAAAGACCCAAAGGCTAAAAATCCTATGGAAAGATCCCAGAATAACATTACTACTATTACAGAGGCTTTGAATAACTCAAGTGAGGGAGAtacgattcttccaaccttcacgtGTAACATAAGTGGATCCAATGTGCGTTGTATGAAAGACAGTGGATGTCAATCCAATTTTATATCTGAAGAGTTGGCCAGCAAATTGAATCTACCCGTCATACGAGAGAGGATTAAACTTACTGTGAATGGTATCAATGTCCCTAGAAGTTATGACACCAAAATTGTTGAGGTGGAAATGAAATTTGACAGGGATTCAAGAGTCATTTATGCATTGTGCcttccaaatataaatattactttgaatCTTCCCAAGTTGAACAGAGTTGTGAATGGATTTCTGTCAAAAGGATATAAATTGGCAGATACAAGACTTTTGGATGGTTCAGAAGATATttctgatattcagcttatttTGGGATCAAAATCCAGCTATTGCATACCTGAGACTGAAATTGTATTCGGAGAGAAATCTATATATTCAAGAACTCCTCATGGTGTAGTTTTAAAGGGAGCAACCGAGACTATTTTACATGATCTGCCTTATTTACCATATGCCCCTGAAGTCTCTTCGTCTTCCTACATTTCGATAACTAATAGAACCCCAGACTACCTGCCTTCAGAAGAAGCTAAGTTTTATCAAACCTCTAATATAGATTTTGGTAAAATCGAGATTAGAAATGAATCATTTGTTTTggaaggagaggatgatgaagtCAGTGGGTTAGTTGATATTGAAAAGGATGTACTTGATTCTGTTTGTGACGAAGCATTGGATAGAGAGACTTCAATATACTCTGAAACTGTTGAAATCCATACTCAGTTGGTCAATTACGTTTTAGAGAAAACTGCAAGGAATAGTGAAGGGAGGCTGGTAATGCCATTACTCTGGAACCCTAGAGTTTCTCACCTTTTGGGACATAActtcaatatatcagagaaaatactgtcaggcttgcaaagaaaatttcaaggaaatttagaTGATACACTGAAGCAGATAAATATGGTATTTAAAGAGCAAGCAGATGCTGGTataattgagagaattgaaaatcttgataaattcaataaggagcatccagagtccagtttcatgccttttatgggcatttttaagCCTGATCGTGAGACCACAAAATGTAGGGTTGTGTTCCTATCCAATTTGAGTGACAAAGGAAGTATGAATCACAATCAAACTATGCATGCAGGTCCCACATTAAATCAGAAACTCTCCACTTCCATTATCAATTTGAGGTTCGGAAGCAAATTATGTTGCTTTGATATAAAGAAGGCATTCAACAATATAGGTCTTGAGGAAGTCGACCAAAATcgcctttgttttttatggtttagaaatcttgaagatggagatttttcaattattggctaTAAGAATAGTAGACTTCCTTTTGGACTTAAATGTTCACCTGCATTATTAATGTTTGGGTTATACAAGATATTGATACTGGATTCTACCAATGATTCTTTTCAATTGATGAAACTCAAGAGAACCATTTATCAGTTGtcttatatggacaactgtgcatATACGGCAGAAACGTCTGAGTGTTTGTTGTGGATGTATACaatgttggaggatattttcaGTCCTTATAAGTTTTCACTTCAGCAGTTATTATCAAATGACATGTCATTAcagaaaaaaattgacaaaattcaGGAAACAGAGGCTCCGACAAAAAGTAAACTGCTGGGACTTGAGTGGGATCGAATGAGTGATACCTTGTCTACAAAACCCATACAACTGGatataaattcatcaacaaaaagacaagttttatctactatagcttcacagttcgatcttcttaatttcaatggacctatacTGAATCGAGCCATATTGTTTCTACACAGATTGCAGCGTAGACCAGAACTAGATTGGGATGAAAAGCTTACTGCTCCTTTGATCAATGAATGGAAGAATATCTGCAAGCAGGCCAATTCTGCACCTTCTGTAGATTTTCCACGGAATTTTGGTGCTCGTACTGACAAATATAAATTGGTTGGGTTTGCTGATAGTAGTAAGGTTCTGTTTGGCGCTGCAGTGTATCTGtataacaaaaatacaaataaGATCTACTTTATTTTAGCAAGAAATAAACTGGTGAGTAAACAATTGGAGTCAAAATCCATACCAAGCTTGGAATTACAAGCTCTTGCTTTAACTGTAGAAACTGTAAAGGATTTGAAGAATGAACTTTCAGGATTTGGTTGCATTGATCCTATTGAGATAGTTGGATGCGAGGTCTACTCTGACAGTTTGGTGGTACTGACCTGGCTGCAGTCTTACGCCTTGAAACTTGACAAACTACACAAAAAGCAACCCTTTATACTCGATAGGTTAGAGTATATCAATAAGATGTGTGAGGATTCATGTATGAGATTTTCTTTTGTATCTGGAGAAGATAATCCAGCAGACTGCATCACCAGACCTTTATCCTTTAGGCAGCTAATAAAAACTAACTATATAACTGGTCCTAAGTTCATTACAGAGAGCAAAAGCAATGTGATCTGTAGTGACAGCACATTGTCTTTCATCATACCTGGATTATTTGAATCAAAACGAGTGCAGAAAGTGGAGACAAATTGTGGTAGTGCTTGTTCACCTCATGTGGGCTCGGAACATCTTTTCCCTTTTAACAGGGTTTCTAGTTTTGAGAAGGCTGTGAGAGTGCATGCGGTGGTGCTCAGGTTCTGCAGCATTTTGAAATCTAAGTTTAAAAGTAAAAATCCAGCTCTAGATCATTTTGAAGTTGAAGATGAAGGTTTTAACTTTTATGATGAAGCTTGTAGGCAGATTATAATCAGGGATCAACATGTTCACTTCCCAGAtgtctttgattattttcactcaaaacagaagcagttgaagaatctgcctaacattgttgcacagttgaacttgtttcttgattcggatggcatggtgagggtaaaaagtaaatgccGAAGATTGAAGGAAGTCCAACATCTTAACAAATTCAACTATCCTTTACTACTATCGAAGGACAGTATGTTGGTTCCTCTGATTATAAGGGAATTGCACGTGAAGCTCTCACATGCTGGTTGTTATCCTTTGTTGGCGGAACTTAGAAGAAACTTTTGGATTACCCATATATACTCGGCTGTGAAGAAAGTTCTGTCAAACTGCATTACTTGTAAGAGATTAAATGAGAGGGTAATCAAATTAAATCAAAGTCATTACCCAGAGTTCAGGATTAATCCTGAAAACATACCGTACAGAcagattttcattgatcatatgggtccaTTTAAAATAAAGAATGATCAAGGAAATACTGTCAAGGTATGGCTGTTATGTATTACGTGTCTGTGGTCCCGGgctattaacttgaaaatttgtaTGGATTTAACTTCAGAGGAATTTATTAGAGCATTACAACTTCATACATATGAATTTGGTATTCCTTCCTTATGTCTGTCTGATTTGGGATCGCAATTCGTTGCTGGTGCAAATCAGATCTCTAGTTTCTTGAGCGATTACGAgacaaatgcatatttacaggAACATGGAATTAAATCCTTTAAATTTGAGCAATATTACAAAGGATGTAATCAACTCGGCTCGTTAGTAGAGTCTTGTGTGAAACTAACCAAGCGCTTATTATTTGGAGCAATGCGCAATAATATTCTTCCCCTTcgggattttgattttattgttcacaaaactaaacatttggtgaacagaAGGCCAATTTCATTTAAAGAGTCTCTTAGGGACTCTTCAGGAGAGAGCATTCCAGAAATCATTACCCCAGAGATGTTGATTCATGGCAGAGAATTGGTTTCCATCAATATAATCCCTCAACTACAAGGCCCAACAGATGCCGATCCAGAATTCAATGCAGATCAGATTCCTTCATCATTACTGAAACTGCAAAATGTACGACATAATCTTATtaaaatatacaatgaagaatttgttgggaatctgatatatcaagccgtaaataaaaaagaccgatacaagcccgttcaacataaagaaCTTAAAGTTGGAGATATAGTACTTTTGAAGGAACCCTTAGCTAAACCCTGTAATTATCCAATGGGACGCATTaaggaaattgtaaaaaatataaacaatgaagttacgGCTGTGAAAGTCTTTAAAGGGAAAACTGGAGAAATATTAAAACGGCACTCTAGTTCTATAATTCCTCTTTTGTCAGTCCCAAGCGATGATGAGAAGCAAGGTGTACCAGACACTAAGAATGTTCATATTGTATCATCACGTCCTAAAAGAAAAGCAGCTATACAGGGGGCTGCCAAAATTCACAAAATTTTGGCTGAATCTGATTAG